One segment of Melospiza melodia melodia isolate bMelMel2 unplaced genomic scaffold, bMelMel2.pri scaffold_34, whole genome shotgun sequence DNA contains the following:
- the LOC134434311 gene encoding olfactory receptor 14J1-like — protein sequence MSNSSSIRHFLLLALADTRQLQLLHFCLLLGISLAALLGNGLIISAVACGHHLHTPMFFFLLNLALSDLGSICTTVPKAMHNSLWDNWDISYSGCAVQLFLFVFFITAEVSILTVMSYDRYVSICKPLHYGTLLGSRACAHMAAAAWASAFLNALLHTANTFSLPLCHGNALGQFFCDVPQILKLSCSYSYLRELGLLAVSAFLLFACFGFIVFSYVQIFKAVLRIPSEQGRHKAFSTCLPHLAVVSLFFSTAAFAYLKPHPSMSSPSLDLGVSILYSLVPPVLNPLIYSLRNQEVKDALRKMMTGWFQKH from the coding sequence atgtccaacagcagctccatcaggcacttcctcctgctggcattggcagacacgcggcagctgcagctcctgcacttctgcctcttgctgggcatctccctggctgccctcctgggcaacggcctcatcatcagtgccgtagcctgcggccaccacctgcacacgcccatgttcttcttcctgctcaacctggccctcagcgacctgggctccatctgcaccactgtccccaaagccatgcacaattccctctgggacaactgggacatctcctactcaggatgtgctgttcagctatttctgtttgtctTCTTCATTACAGCAGAGGTTTCCATTCTCACAGTCAtgagctatgaccgctacgtgtccatctgcaaacccctgcactacgggaccctcctgggcagcagagcttgtgcccacatggcagcagctgcctgggccagtgcctttctcaatgctctgctgcacacagccaatacattttccctgcccctgtgccacggcaatgccctgggccagttcttctgtgatgttccccagattctcaaactctcctgctcatactcctacctcagggaacttgggcttcttgctgttagtgcctttttATTATTTGCCTGTTTtgggttcattgttttctcctatgtgcagatcttcaaggctgtgctgaggatcccctctgagcagggacggcacaaagccttttccacctgcctccctcacctggccgtggtctccctgttcttcagcactgcagcctttgcctaccTTAAGCcccatccctccatgtcctccccctccctggatctgggagtgtcaattctgtactcgttggtgcctccagtcctgaaccccctcatctacagcctgaggaaccaggaggtcaaggatgccctgaggaaaatgatgactggatggtttcagaagcattaa